Within Hydra vulgaris chromosome 02, alternate assembly HydraT2T_AEP, the genomic segment aattttatattaaattttccgttgtattaagttaatttttcatttctTATTTTATCTGAATTACTAGTCTCCAATTTATTTAATCGTGTTACGAATAATAAAGTATTGTTGCACGAGAGTTTATTACTTcactgatatatttaataaaaggtaatttataaatttgtaataatttagattttgacTCATAATAATGGAAAAGAAATTAAGTAGTACAAGCGGTGCAGCAAAAAGAAGaaagttaaaagaaacaaaagctACTTTAGCTAAATTGCCGAAGCTAACAACGTTTTTGAAACCAATCGAAAAGCGAGCGGAAACGGAAGTGGAAAGTCAAAACTCTGCAGAAGTGGTATGTATAAATCAGTCAGTAGAACATGATGATATCGAAGAAAACATTGCTACTGGTAATAAAAATGTGAACAAAGAAGATGTGAATAGGTCTCCGAGAAACCACCGAAATGAAGACAAGGAAGATTCAAACTCTGATACGAATGACGCCATTGaacaaattaatttagaaaaatcaagtGAATTATTTTCTACTGACATTGCGAATTTTCATGGTAAAATACTAACAAAagatattaagaaaataattgtattatcgGAATCGTGTCGGCCAAAAGGTCCTTTTATACGCGACCCCTTGCAAGAAAACCGTAGGTTTTCCAaggaatattttaaaactaccaCAAAATATGGATCTATAGAAAGAATGTGGCTTTACTATTCCCCAAAACTTGATGCCGTTTATTGCGAGCCTTGTTGGCTTTTCTCAGAAGAACGAAAAGCAAAGGATAACTGGCGTGAGCATGGTGTCAGAGATTGGCGTGgtctttctaaaaaaattaaaattcacgAAAATAGTCAACAACATATATTTGCTTGTTGCATTTATGAAAAATGGCGACATAATGAaacaattgataaaaatatagaagAACAAATACGATACCAATCAAATTTTTGGGTGCAAGTCTTAGAGCGGATAGTAAATATAACATTAGCACTTTGTAAAAATTCTTTGGCTTTTCGTGGTCATCGTGAATCATTTGACAATGAAtataatggtaattttttaacCCAAGTTCAACTTTTAGCTAAATATGATAATGTTATGAAGCAAGTTTTGAGTATGCCAAATGGatctataaaatattaaagccATCAAATTCAAAATGAAGTCATACATTGCCTTGCAACGCATTTAAAAGCCACTCTTACTGCTGATATTAATAGTTCacctttttattcaattataatGGATACAACACAAGATATTACTAAAAGAGATCAGCTCAGTCAAGTATTTAGATacgtaaaaattattaaaaatgaaaaagatgaaGCCACATCAATTGAAATTTAAGAAGTTTTCTTGGGATTCACGGAAATATATAACCACACTGCTGCTGGACTAcatgaagaaattttaaatctgttagaaaaacatcatataaaattaagtaaCTGCAGGGGTCAAGGTTATGATGGTGCGAACGTCATGAGTGGGATATACAATGGGGTTCAGGccctttttaagaaaaatcaacCCAATGCTATGTATATGCATTGCGCAgctcataatttaaattttgttattaacgATGCGGTTAAATGTTGTGTTGAAGTTGCTTCATTTTTTGTAATGCTAAAAGATGTGTAATCATTTTTCGGAAATAGCATAAACAGGTGGGATCTACTATCCAAATATACAGGAGAATcacaaataacattaaaaaggtTAAATCCAACGCGATGGGCAGGACGATATACTTCTCTTTTCGCCGTTAAAATTCGCTTTCTTGATATAATGAAAGCTCTTTCCGAGATATCAATAACAAGTACAAAACGTGAAGAATGCGAAGAAGCAGTacgaatacaaaaaaatatgagcAGTTtcgaatttgtttttttatgcgTGCTTTTGTCTAAAATCCTTTATGAGGTACATATACCATCAAAATTGCtgcaaactaaaaatttaaatcttacgACAGCTTCAGGTTCTCTAGAAAATGccagcaaaaatttaaaacaatatagaaAGATGTTTGATTCAGCAAAACTTGAAGCGGTAGAAATAGCGACTACGTGGCAGATTCctgcaatattttttcaaaaaagaagaaaaattgtGAAAAGGCATTTTGACGAATTATCTACAGATCACCGTTTTGATAGTAGTGAGGAAGTTTTTcgcatcaatatttttataaaaattttggaCGTCGTTATCAACCAACTCGACAATAGATTTAAAGGAATGCAAGAAGTGGTACAATTATTTTCCTGCATCCATCCAAATAAATTAATGGTAATGAAAGAACGTGAGATCATAAGCTGTGCAGAAGCCATTCAGAGAAAATATAGTGAAGATATAACAACTAAATTTCCGCTGCAAATGGTTATGGTAAAGTCAATGCTACACgatgaaatatcaaaaatatcatCTATACGTGAATTGGCTGAccttttaatagtaaaattgtCAACTATAGCTGCAAGCGTTCCACAAGTGATAACAGCATTGTTATTGTTTCTTACATTACCTGTTACTGTTGCATCAGCTGAACGttctttttcaaaacttaaaataataaaacattatttacgAAATACCATTGGTAAAGAACGTTTAAGCGACCTTTCAATAGTTTCTATTGAGGCAAAAGCGGCTGGAAAAATGGAAATGAAAAACATCATTACCGATTTTGCCAATATGAAATCAAGGAGGAAAGTTTTCACTATTTAAGTTCGGTTAAGTTTTAGTTTcgttttgaagttatttttatctttatttaattttttgtttttaaatatgatatatgaaataaatatctatttaatatgtgaagctttattttttttaaaaaaaacatttttttgcgggggggcccaaattttgaagttccgccactgcaaccaaacaaatgaaaatttttacattataaatagaaaactAGATTAAATGCTATTCGTTTTTGATTCCTTTTCTTATTACTTAGCCATATATCTTTTATTGTCATAGAATGCTACCGGTTTttgcatccatttaaaacaaacatgacattcatttaaaacaaccatgacatttatttaaacatcgtgataatcaattaaaacaattgtggttttcaaataaaacatttagcgcatgcgcaatctcaacattctatattattcaaaaaaaaaaaaaggttttattttaatatatatttttatttattttttattcaattttttaaaattatctaaaattttattttatttaaaatataatgtttattttccaATTAGGGGAGAGTCGCCCATTATGGACCGTCCCCTTTTATGGACCACCGATGAAACAAATAAATgcgattttatttttaaattttggaaacGTAGCATTAAAGAGTGACTTCCGTTCAGTTAAATCGCATTTCAATGATGGCGGTCAGCAAGATTACTTCAAAAAGGTaagttagtattttatttggttatttttttctaaaagtacactcgcttttttttgtgtgtcaTTCTACAAATAAATGAACCAGGACAATGCTTCTATGCTAAATGGaaagcttttttatttcatttcttaCTAAATACAAGCGTGTTGCTCCAAATGACATCGTTTTggttttatttagtaaaattagATGCCCATGTGGTTCTCCCAATATGGACCAACTGCTGTCCCTAAAATGGACCAGTGG encodes:
- the LOC136076202 gene encoding uncharacterized protein LOC136076202 — its product is MEKKLSSTSGAAKRRKLKETKATLAKLPKLTTFLKPIEKRAETEVESQNSAEVVCINQSVEHDDIEENIATGNKNVNKEDVNRSPRNHRNEDKEDSNSDTNDAIEQINLEKSSELFSTDIANFHGKILTKDIKKIIVLSESCRPKGPFIRDPLQENRRFSKEYFKTTTKYGSIERMWLYYSPKLDAVYCEPCWLFSEERKAKDNWREHGVRDWRGLSKKIKIHENSQQHIFACCIYEKWRHNETIDKNIEEQIRYQSNFWVQVLERIVNITLALCKNSLAFRGHRESFDNEYNGNFLTQVQLLAKYDNVMKQVLSMPNGSIKY
- the LOC136076203 gene encoding zinc finger MYM-type protein 1-like encodes the protein MKALSEISITSTKREECEEAVRIQKNMSSFEFVFLCVLLSKILYEVHIPSKLLQTKNLNLTTASGSLENASKNLKQYRKMFDSAKLEAVEIATTWQIPAIFFQKRRKIVKRHFDELSTDHRFDSSEEVFRINIFIKILDVVINQLDNRFKGMQEVVQLFSCIHPNKLMVMKEREIISCAEAIQRKYSEDITTKFPLQMVMVKSMLHDEISKISSIRELADLLIVKLSTIAASVPQVITALLLFLTLPVTVASAERSFSKLKIIKHYLRNTIGKERLSDLSIVSIEAKAAGKMEMKNIITDFANMKSRRKVFTI